From the Anguilla anguilla isolate fAngAng1 chromosome 8, fAngAng1.pri, whole genome shotgun sequence genome, one window contains:
- the LOC118233588 gene encoding transmembrane protein 14C-like, with protein sequence MPVDWFGYGYASLVAAGGIMGYAKAGSFPSLIAGLFFGLLSAIGAYQRSQNPKNMSVSLAAAGILAVIMGIRFLNSGKLMPAGVMTGASILMLVKIGSDLL encoded by the exons ATGCCCGTGGACTGGTTTGGATACGGCTACGCAAGTCTTGTTGCTGCGGGTGGGATTATGGGCTATGCTAAAGCAG GAAGCTTCCCTTCCCTGATTGCCGGCCTTTTCTTCGGCCTGCTGTCTGCCATAGGGGCGTATCAGAGATCTCAGAATCCTAAAAACATGTCGGTTTCTCTGG ctgctgctggaatCCTTGCTGTGATCATGGGAATACGATTTTTAAACTCTGGGAAGTTAATGCCGGCGGGAGTAATGACTGGAGCAAG TATACTGATGTTGGTGAAGATTGGTTCGGACCTGTTATAG